In the genome of Amphiura filiformis chromosome 4, Afil_fr2py, whole genome shotgun sequence, one region contains:
- the LOC140151339 gene encoding cytochrome c oxidase assembly protein COX19-like, with amino-acid sequence MAGAYNMQQRFNPSAPDRGSFPLDHEGECKKFKQLFMTCLAENKGRHNPCRVQAKEYLECRMDKELMTREPLNKLGFSDLENKEQQKST; translated from the exons ATGGCTGGAGCATATAACATGCAGCAACGATTCAACCCATCAGCTCCCGATAGAGGAAGCTTTCCACTAGATCATGAag GTGAATGCAAGaaatttaaacaattatttatgacatgtctCGCTGAAAACAAAGGACGACATAATCCGTGCAGAGTACAGGCTAAGGAGTATCTGGAATGCAGAATGGACAA GGAACTGATGACAAGGGAACCACTGAATAAGCTTGGATTTTCTGATTTGGAAAACAAAGAGCAACAGAAATCAACATGA